In Rubrivirga marina, the following are encoded in one genomic region:
- the atpB gene encoding F0F1 ATP synthase subunit A, with product MRTALRFVLLLTVAAVATAPASAAEGEELDAVHHTADGYYLDFSPIGKVELPRIFLTRRADGSLAFDVFGSSTAAVASGRYGIETHLEGGHGEGTGHQAEAEADTEGAGLVDGDLDPEELQEANAEEILGEAVEAEAPYDAHLVATEGSILIDLSISRHLVFIFIAIGVLFLLFVPMANKYKRGVGRTSAPKGRLQNVLETLVIYVRDEIARPNLGAKTDKYLPYLLTVFFFILIANLLGLVPFGATATANITVTAVLALFTFVITQFAGTKDYWMHILWPPGIPVFLKPILIPIEILGLFTKPFALAVRLFANMVAGHLVILNLIGLIFIVGGMSAAAGYGTSIPALGLTLFVYALELLVAFIQAYVFTILSALFIGMATAEHEHDHDHSEDHGFTAHDVAVSQSNGYQEVHKEHERTVGTEAVMAFSAPSA from the coding sequence ATGCGGACCGCCCTACGCTTCGTCCTGCTCCTGACGGTCGCCGCCGTCGCCACGGCCCCCGCCTCGGCGGCCGAGGGCGAGGAGCTCGACGCCGTCCACCACACGGCCGACGGGTACTACCTCGACTTCTCGCCGATCGGGAAGGTCGAGCTCCCGCGCATCTTCCTGACCCGCCGGGCCGACGGCTCGCTCGCGTTCGACGTGTTCGGGTCCTCGACGGCCGCCGTGGCCTCGGGACGCTACGGGATCGAGACGCACCTCGAAGGCGGCCACGGGGAGGGCACCGGCCACCAGGCCGAGGCGGAGGCGGACACCGAAGGGGCCGGGTTGGTGGACGGCGACCTCGACCCCGAGGAGCTGCAGGAGGCCAACGCCGAGGAGATCCTCGGCGAGGCCGTCGAGGCCGAGGCGCCTTACGACGCCCACTTGGTCGCGACCGAGGGCTCGATCCTGATCGACCTCTCGATCTCGCGACACCTCGTGTTCATCTTCATCGCCATCGGCGTCCTGTTCCTGCTGTTCGTCCCGATGGCGAACAAGTACAAGCGCGGCGTCGGGCGGACGAGCGCGCCGAAGGGCCGGCTCCAGAATGTCCTGGAGACGCTCGTGATCTACGTCCGCGACGAGATCGCGCGGCCGAACCTGGGCGCGAAGACCGACAAGTACCTCCCGTACCTCCTGACGGTCTTCTTCTTCATCCTCATCGCCAACCTGCTCGGTCTCGTCCCGTTCGGGGCGACGGCGACGGCGAACATCACGGTGACGGCCGTCCTGGCCCTGTTCACGTTCGTCATCACGCAGTTCGCCGGGACGAAGGACTACTGGATGCACATCCTGTGGCCCCCCGGCATCCCGGTCTTCCTCAAGCCCATCCTGATCCCGATCGAGATCCTGGGCCTGTTCACGAAGCCGTTCGCCCTGGCCGTCCGGCTCTTCGCCAACATGGTGGCGGGGCACCTCGTGATCCTCAACCTCATCGGGCTCATCTTCATCGTGGGCGGGATGAGCGCCGCGGCCGGCTACGGCACCTCGATCCCCGCGCTCGGGCTGACGCTGTTCGTCTACGCCCTCGAGCTGCTGGTCGCGTTCATCCAGGCCTACGTGTTCACGATCCTCTCGGCCCTGTTCATCGGGATGGCCACGGCCGAGCACGAGCACGACCACGACCACTCCGAGGACCACGGCTTCACGGCCCACGA